The following are from one region of the Streptomyces tuirus genome:
- a CDS encoding acyl-CoA desaturase, whose protein sequence is MTSSSDVIEDAPKAPGQATDAASATLGGEKKRSVEQIALLLFIIVPFVALLAAVPLAWGWGVSWLDLGLLVFFYYLGCHGITIGFHRHFTHGSFKAKRPLKIALAIAGSMAVEGPLVRWVADHRKHHKFSDAEGDPHSPWRFGETLPALMKGLWWAHIGWMFDEEQTSQEKYAPDLIKDRTLRTISRQFVLWTVVSLALPALIGGLVTMSWWGAFTGFFWGSLVRVALLHHVTWSINSICHAVGKRPFKSRDRSGNVWWLAVLSCGESWHNLHHADPTSARHGVMRGQLDSSARLIRWFEMAGWAYDVRWPSRSRIDSRRNTGEGGSPRGKEPVEAA, encoded by the coding sequence GAAGGCGCCCGGTCAGGCCACCGATGCCGCTTCCGCCACGCTGGGCGGCGAGAAGAAGCGGTCCGTCGAGCAGATCGCCCTGCTCCTCTTCATCATCGTCCCGTTCGTCGCGCTGCTGGCGGCCGTGCCGCTGGCGTGGGGCTGGGGGGTGAGCTGGCTGGACCTCGGTCTGCTGGTCTTCTTCTATTACCTGGGGTGCCACGGCATCACGATCGGCTTCCACCGTCACTTCACGCACGGTTCCTTCAAGGCCAAGCGGCCGCTGAAGATCGCTCTGGCGATCGCGGGGTCGATGGCGGTCGAGGGTCCGCTGGTGCGCTGGGTGGCGGATCACCGCAAGCATCACAAGTTCTCCGACGCGGAGGGTGACCCGCATTCGCCGTGGCGGTTCGGTGAGACCCTTCCGGCCCTGATGAAGGGCCTGTGGTGGGCGCACATCGGATGGATGTTCGACGAGGAGCAGACGTCGCAGGAGAAGTACGCCCCGGACCTGATCAAGGACAGGACGCTGCGCACCATCTCCCGCCAGTTCGTCCTGTGGACGGTGGTGTCGCTGGCGCTGCCGGCGCTGATCGGCGGTCTGGTCACGATGTCCTGGTGGGGCGCGTTCACCGGGTTCTTCTGGGGTTCGCTCGTGCGGGTGGCCCTGCTGCACCACGTGACCTGGTCGATCAACTCGATCTGCCACGCGGTCGGCAAGCGCCCCTTCAAGTCGCGTGACCGCTCGGGCAACGTGTGGTGGCTGGCGGTGCTGTCGTGCGGTGAGTCCTGGCACAACCTGCACCACGCCGACCCGACGTCCGCCCGGCACGGTGTGATGCGCGGGCAGCTGGATTCGTCGGCCCGGCTGATCCGCTGGTTCGAGATGGCGGGCTGGGCGTACGACGTGCGGTGGCCGTCACGCTCGCGTATCGATTCGCGCCGTAACACCGGGGAAGGCGGCTCCCCGCGCGGAAAGGAGCCCGTCGAGGCGGCATGA